Proteins co-encoded in one Streptomyces sp. NBC_01283 genomic window:
- a CDS encoding carbamoyltransferase, which yields MIVLGYNGFTRGAELFGRLYGATGVGRNLLVGHDAAAALTIDGEVVAAVEEEQLSRVKKTSDFPANAIKWCLDSAGVELDDVDVFAFPWRFSPTVAEEMMSQITGSDMSVAAKFDSLRRTGELYTGMLSREAVYGDFVQRTGHALDPNKLVLVPHHLAHLMCGAYLAGGGDAAFLVSDGRAETLSSVMGELRDGVVRLFDESAVGMASSLGVAYGRITRYLGFVPNNDEYKVMGLAAYGPPPQHNPLLEHVVRLHENGSYTLSIPSDTGAYYALFDSLFDGDSEKREEFDFRVRVAGLAQHMVEAVTAHQMRSLTAASGMDTLLFEGGLALNCVANTKMLERSSFTGMEVSFGASDPGVAIGAAVYTAGLRNRPKEAVTTPYLGPSYDQQQILDVLGEYADRVVWQEEPDVSSAAERTAGLLAEKNVVGWFQGRAEFGPRALGNRSILANPAFPDIKDIINIRVKHREPFRPFAPVVLESEAPRVFEMGKKTSSPYMTFVFPVRKEYRERIPGACHVDGTARVQTVDERQNPALAELLRAFTARTDVPCLLNTSFNVAGEPIVCSPRDALECFLATEIDHLVIDRFVVTKKS from the coding sequence GTGATTGTGCTCGGTTACAACGGATTCACCAGGGGCGCGGAACTTTTCGGACGTCTCTACGGGGCGACCGGCGTCGGTCGTAATCTCCTTGTGGGGCACGACGCCGCGGCAGCCCTGACCATCGACGGCGAAGTCGTCGCCGCCGTCGAGGAAGAACAGCTGAGCCGGGTCAAGAAGACGTCCGACTTCCCGGCGAACGCGATCAAATGGTGCCTGGACTCCGCCGGTGTGGAACTCGACGACGTCGACGTATTCGCCTTCCCCTGGCGTTTTTCGCCGACCGTGGCGGAGGAGATGATGTCGCAGATAACTGGCTCCGACATGTCGGTCGCGGCGAAGTTCGACTCCCTGCGGCGCACGGGTGAGCTCTACACCGGCATGCTCAGCCGCGAGGCGGTGTACGGAGACTTCGTCCAGCGCACCGGCCACGCACTGGACCCCAACAAGCTCGTCCTGGTGCCCCATCACCTGGCCCACCTCATGTGCGGTGCCTATCTGGCGGGCGGGGGCGACGCGGCCTTCCTGGTGAGCGACGGCCGGGCCGAGACCCTCTCCTCCGTCATGGGCGAGCTGCGCGACGGCGTGGTCCGCCTCTTCGACGAGAGCGCCGTCGGCATGGCCAGCTCGCTCGGCGTGGCCTACGGACGGATCACCCGCTATCTGGGCTTCGTGCCCAACAACGACGAGTACAAGGTCATGGGCCTGGCCGCCTACGGCCCGCCGCCCCAGCACAACCCCCTGCTGGAACACGTGGTGCGCCTGCACGAGAACGGCTCGTACACCCTGTCCATCCCCAGCGACACCGGGGCCTACTACGCGCTCTTCGACAGCCTCTTCGACGGTGACAGCGAGAAGCGCGAGGAGTTCGACTTCCGGGTCAGGGTCGCCGGTCTCGCCCAGCACATGGTCGAGGCCGTCACCGCCCATCAGATGCGGAGTCTGACCGCCGCGTCCGGCATGGACACCCTGCTCTTCGAGGGCGGCCTCGCGCTCAACTGCGTGGCCAACACGAAGATGCTGGAGCGGTCGTCGTTCACCGGCATGGAGGTCAGCTTCGGGGCGAGCGACCCGGGTGTCGCCATCGGCGCGGCTGTGTACACCGCCGGTCTCAGGAACCGGCCCAAGGAGGCGGTCACCACGCCCTACCTGGGGCCTTCGTACGACCAGCAGCAGATCCTCGACGTCCTGGGGGAGTACGCGGACCGTGTGGTGTGGCAGGAGGAGCCCGACGTCTCGTCGGCCGCCGAGAGGACGGCGGGGCTGCTGGCCGAGAAGAACGTCGTCGGCTGGTTCCAGGGCCGTGCCGAGTTCGGACCACGCGCCCTGGGCAACCGCAGCATTCTCGCCAACCCGGCCTTCCCCGACATCAAGGACATCATCAATATCCGGGTCAAACACCGGGAGCCCTTCCGTCCGTTCGCGCCGGTCGTCCTCGAATCCGAGGCTCCCCGGGTCTTCGAGATGGGCAAGAAGACCTCGTCCCCGTACATGACGTTCGTCTTCCCGGTGCGCAAGGAGTACCGGGAGCGGATCCCCGGCGCCTGCCACGTGGACGGCACGGCACGGGTCCAGACGGTCGACGAGCGGCAGAACCCCGCGCTCGCGGAGCTGTTGCGCGCCTTCACGGCACGGACGGATGTGCCGTGCCTGCTCAACACCTCCTTCAACGTGGCCGGCGAGCCCATCGTCTGCTCACCGAGGGACGCCCTGGAGTGCTTCCTCGCCACCGAGATCGACCACTTGGTCATCGACCGTTTCGTGGTCACCAAGAAGTCCTGA
- a CDS encoding esterase has product MRKNRSAALAAASFLLLTGAGIVAAPSAVAGTPGGTHADDRNSDFNGDGYEDVLVGAPGATVSGQKGAGLVTAQYGSSSGMNTTNVARFSQSTAGVAGAAEAGDGFGKAVATGDLDGDGFDDAIVGIPGEDIGDTADAGGVAILWGSKQGLSGEASDWLETQEPTKGEQFGLSLAAAHLTGETPGDVLAVLDRDDLELFAYDAAPQPGQAPLKRRATERLSAAAEERDITPKSLTTGDYDDNGYADLVVSGVTVGDEPGHGWSAYFSGNTDGLKYEHDLRGGPVAASGDINHDGFDDLVTGEPNSPDDGGETMTGGLVGVRYGDENGLKDEAKWWTQDSAGVPGTAESGDGWGGDLSVADTNGDGYADVAIGAPGEDIGTVADAGAVWVLRGAEVGLTSAGAKSFDQNSADIPGVAEKGDKWGAQVRLTDPNSDGRFGLLAAAPGENAGDGVVWVLSAGAGGITAAGSWTYGGDSLGTPGKGAAFGAAIDE; this is encoded by the coding sequence GTGCGCAAGAACCGTTCGGCCGCCCTCGCCGCGGCCTCATTCCTCCTGCTCACCGGGGCGGGCATCGTCGCCGCCCCCTCCGCCGTCGCGGGCACCCCCGGGGGTACGCACGCCGACGACCGCAACAGCGACTTCAACGGCGACGGATACGAGGACGTCCTGGTCGGGGCCCCGGGGGCGACGGTCAGCGGCCAGAAGGGCGCCGGGCTCGTCACGGCCCAGTACGGCTCCTCCAGTGGCATGAACACCACCAATGTCGCCCGCTTCAGCCAGTCGACGGCCGGTGTCGCGGGCGCCGCGGAGGCGGGCGACGGCTTCGGGAAGGCCGTCGCCACCGGCGACCTGGACGGCGACGGCTTCGACGACGCGATCGTCGGCATCCCCGGCGAGGACATCGGCGACACGGCGGACGCCGGTGGTGTCGCGATCCTTTGGGGCTCGAAGCAGGGCCTCAGCGGTGAAGCCAGCGACTGGCTGGAGACCCAGGAGCCCACCAAGGGCGAACAGTTCGGCCTGAGTCTGGCCGCGGCACACCTCACCGGTGAGACGCCGGGCGACGTGCTCGCCGTACTGGACCGGGACGACCTGGAGCTCTTCGCGTACGACGCCGCACCGCAACCCGGGCAGGCCCCGCTGAAGCGCCGGGCGACCGAGCGCCTTTCCGCGGCGGCCGAGGAGCGCGACATCACGCCGAAGTCGCTCACCACCGGCGACTACGACGACAACGGCTACGCCGACCTCGTCGTGTCCGGCGTGACCGTGGGCGACGAGCCGGGGCACGGCTGGTCCGCGTACTTCTCCGGCAACACCGACGGACTCAAGTACGAGCACGATCTGCGCGGCGGACCCGTGGCCGCTTCCGGCGACATCAACCACGACGGCTTCGACGACCTGGTGACCGGCGAGCCCAACTCCCCGGACGACGGGGGCGAAACGATGACCGGCGGCCTGGTGGGCGTCCGCTACGGCGACGAGAACGGCCTCAAGGACGAGGCCAAGTGGTGGACCCAGGACAGCGCGGGTGTGCCCGGAACCGCCGAGAGCGGTGACGGCTGGGGCGGCGACCTGTCCGTGGCCGACACGAACGGCGACGGCTACGCCGACGTCGCGATCGGCGCCCCGGGCGAGGACATCGGCACGGTCGCGGACGCCGGCGCGGTCTGGGTGCTGCGCGGCGCGGAGGTCGGCCTGACGTCGGCCGGCGCCAAGTCCTTCGACCAGAACTCCGCGGACATCCCCGGCGTGGCCGAGAAGGGCGACAAGTGGGGTGCCCAGGTGCGCCTGACGGACCCGAACAGCGACGGGCGTTTCGGACTGCTGGCCGCCGCGCCCGGCGAGAACGCCGGTGACGGAGTGGTGTGGGTCCTGTCCGCGGGGGCGGGCGGCATCACCGCGGCGGGGTCCTGGACGTACGGCGGGGACTCGCTGGGCACGCCGGGCAAGGGCGCGGCGTTCGGCGCGGCGATCGACGAGTAG
- the cynR gene encoding transcriptional regulator CynR — MALELRHLRYLLAVSEHGNFTRAAEDLRISQPTLSQQIKQLERSLGVQLLDRTGRTVRLTDAGEAYVPHARRALRDLAAAERAVLDVQDLSRGHLRLAMTPTFTAYLIGPLVARFHERHPAISLDVREMNQDGIEAALLADELDLGIAFSADHLPGIAATALFTETLGLVVGSRHPHSGRADALPVREMADGVELALLSGDFATRGHIDGYLATHRVQPRITVEANSINALTEIVRRTELATVLPDALTRDHPHLRPVPLAPALPARTVVLLRRDSAYTSAAAQALTRLIRQWEA, encoded by the coding sequence ATGGCTCTGGAACTGCGTCACCTGCGCTATCTGCTCGCCGTCTCCGAACACGGCAATTTCACCCGCGCCGCCGAAGACCTGCGCATCTCGCAGCCGACCCTCTCCCAGCAGATCAAGCAGCTGGAGAGGTCACTGGGCGTCCAGCTCCTGGACCGCACCGGCCGCACCGTGCGCCTGACCGACGCCGGTGAGGCCTACGTCCCGCACGCGCGCCGCGCCCTGCGCGACCTCGCCGCCGCCGAACGTGCCGTTCTCGACGTACAGGACCTGAGCCGCGGTCATCTGCGCCTGGCGATGACACCGACGTTCACCGCCTATCTGATCGGCCCGCTCGTCGCGCGGTTCCACGAGCGTCATCCCGCGATCAGCCTCGACGTGCGCGAGATGAACCAGGACGGCATCGAAGCCGCGCTGCTCGCCGATGAACTCGACCTCGGCATCGCCTTCAGCGCGGACCACCTCCCCGGGATCGCCGCCACGGCGCTGTTCACCGAGACCCTGGGCCTGGTCGTCGGCTCCCGCCACCCGCACAGCGGGCGCGCGGACGCGCTACCGGTGCGGGAGATGGCGGACGGTGTCGAACTCGCCCTGCTCAGCGGCGACTTCGCCACGCGCGGCCACATCGACGGCTACCTCGCCACGCACCGCGTACAGCCTCGCATCACCGTGGAGGCCAACTCGATCAATGCCCTGACCGAGATCGTCCGGCGCACCGAGCTGGCCACGGTCCTGCCCGACGCCCTCACCCGCGACCACCCCCACCTGCGCCCCGTCCCGCTCGCTCCCGCCCTGCCCGCGCGCACGGTGGTGCTCCTGCGCCGCGACAGCGCCTACACCAGTGCCGCGGCGCAGGCGCTGACCCGGCTCATCCGGCAGTGGGAAGCGTGA
- a CDS encoding aldo/keto reductase has product MTKSTFRIGGEIGVRRIGFGAMRLATEAGAPREASIAVARRAVELGITLIDTAYMYGWGANEELLVEALYPYPDDLLIATKVAIERPSPGEEASVNGRPEFLREQVEQALRRLRVERIGLLQMHRLDPKVPLAEQLGTLREFQLDGRIGHIGLSEVTVDELDEARRIVDVASVQNRYSLLDREHEAVLDACDGAGIAFLPWRPVHPAASAATAEVAAVAAELDATAAQVALAWLLDRSPVVLPIPGTASLDHLAENVAAAELRLSAGQRERLDRITLPTAG; this is encoded by the coding sequence ATGACAAAGAGCACCTTCCGTATCGGAGGTGAGATCGGCGTGCGTCGGATCGGGTTCGGCGCGATGCGCCTCGCGACCGAGGCAGGGGCGCCCAGGGAGGCCTCCATCGCGGTGGCCCGGCGGGCCGTCGAGCTGGGCATCACACTGATCGACACGGCGTACATGTACGGGTGGGGCGCCAACGAGGAACTGCTGGTCGAGGCGCTGTATCCGTATCCCGACGACCTGCTGATCGCGACCAAGGTCGCCATCGAACGGCCAAGCCCCGGCGAAGAGGCGTCGGTCAACGGACGGCCGGAGTTCCTGCGTGAGCAGGTCGAGCAGGCACTGCGTCGGCTGCGCGTCGAGCGGATCGGGCTCCTCCAGATGCACCGCCTCGATCCGAAGGTGCCGCTGGCCGAACAGCTCGGCACACTGCGGGAGTTCCAGCTCGACGGCAGGATCGGCCATATCGGTCTGTCGGAGGTCACCGTCGACGAGCTCGACGAGGCACGGCGGATCGTCGACGTGGCGAGCGTGCAGAACCGCTACAGCCTGCTCGACCGCGAGCACGAGGCCGTGCTCGACGCCTGCGACGGGGCGGGGATCGCCTTCCTGCCCTGGCGGCCGGTCCACCCGGCGGCATCGGCCGCCACGGCCGAGGTCGCGGCTGTCGCCGCCGAACTCGACGCCACGGCGGCGCAGGTCGCGCTGGCCTGGCTGCTCGACCGTTCGCCGGTCGTGCTGCCGATTCCCGGCACCGCCTCGCTCGACCACCTGGCGGAGAACGTCGCCGCGGCAGAGCTCCGGCTGAGCGCCGGGCAGCGTGAGCGCCTCGACCGGATCACGCTTCCCACTGCCGGATGA
- a CDS encoding SDR family oxidoreductase codes for MTESRVVIVTGGGTGIGAATARQLRAAGHRVVVSGRRPEPLRRVAEETGALAHPADAGDPAAVAGLVAAATEAYGRIDGLVLNAGVGRSGAVGDLSDEDWDAVLSTNLTGPFLLMRAALPHLLEARGSVVAVASVAALRNGVANAAYATSKAALLQLCRSLAVDYGKAGLRANTVCPSWVRTEMADRRMTRFAEEAGLGDGGADAAYEEATRLVPAGRPGEPEEVAEAISWLLSPAASFVNGAVLTVDGGVTAVDPGTSAFDFSITPRA; via the coding sequence ATGACGGAGAGTCGAGTTGTCATCGTCACGGGCGGCGGGACAGGCATCGGTGCCGCCACGGCCCGGCAACTGCGCGCGGCAGGGCACCGCGTCGTCGTCTCCGGGCGGCGGCCCGAGCCGCTGCGCCGCGTCGCCGAGGAGACCGGGGCGCTGGCCCACCCCGCCGACGCGGGTGATCCCGCGGCGGTCGCCGGTCTCGTCGCGGCGGCCACGGAGGCGTACGGCCGCATCGACGGGCTCGTGCTCAACGCCGGAGTGGGGCGCAGCGGAGCGGTCGGCGACCTGTCCGACGAGGACTGGGACGCCGTGCTGAGCACCAACCTCACTGGACCCTTCCTCCTCATGCGGGCCGCGCTTCCCCACCTGCTCGAAGCACGTGGCTCGGTGGTGGCGGTCGCCTCGGTCGCCGCACTGCGCAACGGCGTGGCCAACGCCGCGTACGCCACGTCCAAGGCGGCGCTCCTCCAGCTGTGCCGCTCCCTCGCCGTCGACTACGGAAAGGCCGGGCTGCGCGCCAACACCGTGTGCCCCAGCTGGGTGCGGACCGAGATGGCCGACCGGCGGATGACCCGGTTCGCCGAGGAGGCCGGTCTGGGGGACGGCGGGGCCGACGCGGCGTACGAGGAAGCGACGCGGCTCGTCCCGGCGGGCCGGCCGGGAGAGCCCGAGGAGGTCGCCGAGGCGATCTCCTGGCTGCTTTCGCCCGCCGCCTCCTTCGTCAACGGTGCGGTGCTGACCGTCGACGGCGGGGTCACGGCGGTGGACCCCGGAACCTCCGCGTTCGACTTCAGCATCACACCGCGCGCCTGA
- a CDS encoding aminotransferase class I/II-fold pyridoxal phosphate-dependent enzyme — MRRPTDAAALQQMLGAALGSREPVGPLARLAGGKGAFDSLDPAVLERPTLIGGGALYTPTSPAPTAPAAEELVRRAQALDVPQILVPNVRRTDDSRALRAAGFLPCAADPECVVRLTGDVDELLRARVGGGRQRALRRCHDAVSRDLTWERIRVSELGGQPWARDAFVELHRNGAERHGGGHNPYNDQALDALVDGSLADRAEILVRRRGSTVVQVALTVRSHNGRGLYHLTQAIDPAAYDPVSERELHEAALYGLYLDARRAGLHWVHLGPGNTDGKRGLGADLFVPLDHWLRAEGVTVPDERGEEPALSRFAAPPVTTVPVPGPARARNQPRFDTIDLSSNTNPFLGAAGQYPHLDTTELARTYLDTISKLPGHGGTGALTPDHLLFSSGSVDGVMLLLAALASPGESVCVTPPTFPLYAHFARLLRLPLVEVPLDGDDLSELDTERILAADPRVTILCDPNNPVGTRLDPAQVRALVTGTRGLVVIDEAYVEFSEKPSYAGLVAEHDNLIVLRTLSKAWGLAGARCGIALARPGIIDALRRVQVPFGFTDASQAAVRDRLTNTRRPLAAIRHIRAERDRMAGLLADHPAVERVFPSEANFLLVRLHQHERVMEQLHHAGIVVADVSFLIPGTCRISIGNRRANDALLAAFSAAP; from the coding sequence ATGCGCAGACCCACAGACGCAGCGGCGCTGCAGCAGATGCTCGGCGCCGCCCTCGGCTCCCGCGAGCCGGTGGGGCCCCTGGCCCGACTGGCGGGCGGCAAGGGGGCTTTCGACTCCCTGGACCCCGCCGTCCTCGAACGCCCCACCCTGATCGGCGGCGGGGCCCTGTACACCCCGACCAGCCCCGCTCCCACCGCCCCCGCGGCCGAAGAGCTGGTGCGTCGCGCCCAGGCGCTTGACGTGCCCCAGATCCTCGTGCCCAACGTGCGCCGTACCGACGACTCCCGCGCACTGCGGGCCGCGGGATTCCTGCCCTGCGCCGCCGACCCCGAGTGCGTCGTGCGGCTGACCGGGGACGTGGACGAGCTCCTGCGCGCCCGCGTGGGCGGCGGCCGACAGCGCGCCCTGCGGCGTTGCCATGACGCCGTCTCCCGTGACCTCACCTGGGAGCGGATCCGCGTGAGCGAGCTCGGCGGGCAGCCCTGGGCGCGGGACGCCTTCGTGGAACTGCACCGGAACGGGGCGGAGCGCCACGGCGGCGGCCACAACCCGTACAACGACCAGGCCCTCGACGCCCTCGTGGACGGATCGTTGGCCGATCGCGCGGAGATACTGGTGCGCCGCCGGGGGAGCACCGTCGTCCAGGTCGCGCTCACGGTCAGGTCCCACAACGGCCGGGGGCTCTACCACCTGACGCAGGCCATCGACCCCGCCGCATACGACCCCGTCTCCGAGAGGGAACTCCACGAAGCGGCCCTGTACGGGCTCTACCTCGACGCCCGGCGCGCGGGCCTGCACTGGGTCCACCTCGGCCCGGGGAACACCGACGGCAAGCGCGGCCTCGGAGCCGACCTGTTCGTCCCCCTCGACCACTGGCTGCGCGCCGAAGGCGTCACGGTCCCGGACGAAAGAGGGGAGGAGCCCGCCCTGTCGCGCTTCGCGGCTCCTCCCGTCACGACCGTGCCGGTCCCGGGCCCGGCACGCGCCCGCAACCAGCCACGGTTCGACACCATCGACCTGTCGAGCAACACCAACCCGTTCCTGGGCGCCGCCGGCCAGTACCCCCATCTCGACACGACCGAGCTCGCCCGCACCTACCTGGACACGATCTCGAAGCTGCCCGGCCACGGGGGCACCGGCGCTCTGACACCGGACCATCTGCTGTTCTCCAGCGGGTCGGTCGACGGCGTCATGCTGCTCCTCGCGGCGCTGGCATCACCCGGTGAGAGCGTGTGCGTCACGCCGCCCACCTTCCCGCTCTACGCCCACTTCGCCCGCCTGCTGCGCCTGCCCCTGGTCGAGGTGCCCCTGGACGGCGACGACCTGTCCGAACTCGACACGGAGCGGATCCTGGCCGCCGATCCGCGGGTGACCATTCTGTGCGATCCGAACAACCCCGTGGGGACCAGACTGGATCCGGCGCAGGTGCGGGCCCTCGTCACGGGCACGCGGGGCCTTGTCGTGATCGACGAGGCGTATGTCGAGTTCAGCGAGAAGCCCTCGTACGCCGGTCTCGTCGCCGAGCACGACAACCTCATCGTGCTCAGAACACTCTCGAAGGCATGGGGCCTGGCCGGCGCCCGTTGTGGGATCGCCCTGGCGCGGCCCGGCATCATCGACGCGCTGCGGCGGGTCCAGGTGCCCTTCGGATTCACCGACGCGTCGCAGGCCGCCGTGCGGGACCGGCTGACCAACACGCGGCGGCCGCTCGCCGCCATCCGGCACATCCGGGCCGAGCGCGACCGGATGGCCGGACTGCTGGCGGATCACCCGGCGGTGGAGCGGGTGTTCCCCTCGGAGGCCAACTTCCTGCTGGTGCGACTCCACCAGCACGAGCGCGTCATGGAGCAACTCCACCACGCCGGGATCGTCGTCGCCGACGTCAGTTTCCTCATTCCCGGCACCTGCCGCATTTCCATCGGCAACCGGCGCGCGAACGACGCCCTGCTCGCCGCGTTCTCCGCCGCGCCATGA
- a CDS encoding winged helix-turn-helix transcriptional regulator has product MSANSARTRPATPVGPQVCPVGPVVDIVFSRWATPILWTLNEYGRLRFVELQRAIAGITPKVLTQRLRQLERDGLVIRTYYPEVPPRVEYEISELGRSLGPLFATLAEWSTENLDKVEQARTDFDGDK; this is encoded by the coding sequence ATGAGCGCCAACTCGGCCCGGACCAGGCCGGCGACGCCGGTCGGGCCGCAGGTCTGCCCGGTCGGGCCGGTCGTCGACATCGTGTTCAGCCGCTGGGCCACGCCGATCCTCTGGACACTGAACGAGTACGGCCGCCTGCGCTTCGTGGAACTGCAGCGCGCCATCGCGGGCATCACGCCCAAGGTCCTGACGCAGCGGCTGCGGCAGCTGGAACGGGACGGCCTGGTGATACGCACCTACTACCCCGAGGTCCCGCCGCGCGTGGAGTACGAGATCAGTGAACTCGGGCGCAGCCTGGGGCCGTTGTTCGCCACGCTCGCCGAGTGGTCCACGGAGAACCTGGACAAGGTGGAGCAGGCCCGGACAGACTTCGACGGCGACAAGTGA
- a CDS encoding NAD-dependent epimerase/dehydratase family protein: protein MQGKKILVTGGTGQVAMPVAEALAQDNEVWCPGRFGDPAARKALEAMGAHTFTWDMATDTLDDLPRDFTHVLHSAVHRGDGTDFADTARVNAAGTARLMTHCATAEAFLYVSSGVVYNRADSTHRYRESDAVGGAVPWLPTYPVGKLAAEGVARGLAEALGLPTVIARLNIAYGPYGHGGVPMILFKQMREGQPCAVPRQGQNYCNLLHTDDLVRQVPLLWGAAGTPARVVNWGGDEEVGMTDLLEHMSALTGVPVQLDRSDYSRETALFDHEVRRGLIGDCSVDWKDGIARTLAELFEEYRDRIEAHAGEHAAGRGVEH, encoded by the coding sequence ATGCAAGGCAAGAAGATTCTCGTCACGGGTGGCACCGGGCAGGTCGCGATGCCCGTCGCCGAAGCGCTCGCCCAGGACAACGAGGTGTGGTGTCCGGGCCGGTTCGGCGACCCGGCCGCCCGCAAGGCCCTGGAAGCAATGGGCGCGCACACCTTCACCTGGGACATGGCCACCGACACGCTGGACGACCTGCCGCGCGACTTCACCCACGTACTGCACTCGGCGGTGCACCGGGGCGACGGCACGGACTTCGCGGACACCGCCCGCGTCAACGCCGCGGGCACCGCACGGCTGATGACCCACTGCGCCACCGCGGAGGCGTTCCTGTACGTCTCGTCCGGGGTGGTCTACAACCGGGCCGACAGCACCCACCGCTACCGGGAGAGCGATGCCGTGGGCGGCGCGGTGCCCTGGCTGCCGACGTACCCGGTCGGCAAGCTCGCAGCCGAAGGAGTGGCGCGGGGCCTGGCCGAAGCGCTCGGGCTGCCGACGGTGATCGCCAGGCTCAACATCGCCTACGGCCCGTACGGCCACGGTGGTGTGCCCATGATCCTGTTCAAGCAGATGCGCGAGGGACAGCCCTGCGCAGTGCCCCGGCAAGGGCAGAACTACTGCAACCTGCTGCACACCGACGACCTCGTCCGGCAGGTGCCGCTGCTGTGGGGCGCGGCAGGGACGCCCGCACGGGTGGTGAACTGGGGCGGGGACGAGGAAGTCGGCATGACCGACCTCCTGGAGCACATGTCCGCGCTCACCGGCGTGCCGGTCCAGCTGGACCGCAGCGACTACAGCCGCGAGACCGCGCTCTTCGACCACGAGGTACGCCGGGGTCTGATCGGCGACTGCTCCGTCGACTGGAAGGACGGCATAGCCCGCACGCTGGCCGAGCTGTTCGAGGAGTACCGCGACCGCATCGAGGCCCACGCCGGCGAGCACGCGGCGGGGCGAGGAGTGGAGCACTGA
- a CDS encoding GNAT family N-acetyltransferase, with product MISWRRLDETDFPLLRQWLRQPHVARWWHHETSPEAVARDFGPAARGEEPSEDLLILLDGEPFGLVQRYRFADYAEDLSELAHQAEIPQEAMSVDYLIGDPKRIGQGLGTRMIQEVVRATWADHPDATAVLVPVHVGNRASWRILEKAGLLRVADVSLEPDNPIDDRAHYLYRIDRPAI from the coding sequence ATGATCAGCTGGCGTCGACTCGACGAAACGGACTTCCCCCTGCTGCGGCAGTGGCTGCGGCAGCCGCACGTCGCGCGCTGGTGGCACCACGAGACCTCGCCCGAGGCGGTCGCCCGCGACTTCGGCCCGGCGGCCCGCGGCGAGGAGCCGTCGGAGGACCTGCTCATACTGCTCGACGGTGAACCGTTCGGCCTCGTCCAGCGCTACCGCTTCGCCGACTACGCGGAGGATCTGAGCGAGTTGGCCCACCAGGCGGAGATCCCTCAGGAAGCCATGTCCGTCGACTACCTCATCGGGGACCCGAAGCGGATCGGCCAGGGGCTCGGCACCCGCATGATCCAGGAGGTCGTCCGGGCCACCTGGGCCGATCACCCCGACGCCACCGCGGTGCTCGTCCCCGTGCACGTGGGCAATCGCGCGTCCTGGCGCATCCTGGAGAAGGCGGGCCTGCTGCGGGTCGCCGATGTGTCGCTGGAACCCGACAACCCCATCGACGACCGCGCCCACTACCTCTACCGGATCGACCGCCCGGCGATCTGA
- the cynS gene encoding cyanase — protein MQHAQFDPAARRTLAVTAVEAKVRKDLSWQQIADVTGYSVAFVTAAVLGQHALPEPAAEAVAELLGLDTDAATLLQTIPTRGSIPGGIPTDPTIYRFYEMLQVYGTTLKALVHEEFGDGIISAINFKLDVKKVADPDGGERAVITLDGKYLPTKPF, from the coding sequence ATGCAGCACGCCCAGTTCGACCCCGCCGCCCGCCGGACCCTGGCCGTCACCGCCGTCGAGGCCAAGGTGCGCAAGGACCTGTCCTGGCAGCAGATAGCCGATGTCACCGGCTACTCGGTCGCCTTCGTCACCGCCGCCGTGCTCGGCCAGCACGCCCTGCCGGAGCCCGCCGCCGAGGCCGTCGCGGAGCTCCTGGGCCTGGACACCGACGCGGCGACGCTGCTCCAGACCATCCCGACGCGCGGCTCCATCCCCGGCGGTATCCCCACCGACCCGACGATCTACCGCTTCTACGAGATGCTCCAGGTCTACGGCACCACGCTCAAGGCCCTGGTCCACGAGGAGTTCGGCGACGGCATCATCAGCGCGATCAACTTCAAGCTGGACGTGAAGAAGGTCGCCGACCCGGACGGCGGTGAGCGCGCCGTCATCACCCTGGACGGCAAGTACCTGCCGACCAAGCCCTTCTGA
- a CDS encoding carbonic anhydrase codes for MQDLTEGVARFRRDVFPAKADLFTRLAGHHRPTTLFISCSDARVVPELLTQSEPGELFVIRTAGNLVPAYTPGADGVAASIEYAVAVLGVSDVVVCGHSACGAMTALAEQHDLSGLPAVADWLRHADASRARATGEATGLEETGALVRENVRAQLANLATHPSVARALLRGTLTLHGWVYDIPTGTVEELDTAARAA; via the coding sequence ATGCAGGACCTCACCGAGGGTGTCGCGCGCTTCCGGCGCGACGTCTTTCCGGCGAAGGCGGACCTCTTCACCCGCCTCGCGGGACACCACCGGCCGACGACGCTCTTCATCAGCTGCTCCGACGCCCGCGTGGTGCCGGAACTGCTCACGCAGAGCGAACCGGGTGAGCTGTTCGTCATCCGGACCGCCGGCAACCTCGTGCCCGCCTACACGCCCGGTGCGGACGGGGTCGCGGCGAGCATCGAGTACGCCGTCGCCGTCCTGGGAGTGTCGGACGTCGTCGTCTGCGGGCACTCCGCCTGCGGTGCGATGACCGCCCTAGCCGAACAGCACGACCTGAGCGGGCTGCCGGCCGTCGCCGACTGGCTGCGCCACGCGGACGCCTCCCGGGCCCGCGCCACCGGGGAGGCGACCGGGCTGGAAGAGACGGGTGCCCTCGTACGGGAGAACGTGCGCGCCCAGCTGGCGAACCTCGCCACCCACCCCTCCGTGGCCCGTGCCCTGCTCCGGGGAACGCTCACGCTGCACGGCTGGGTCTACGACATCCCCACCGGCACGGTCGAGGAACTCGACACGGCCGCTCGCGCCGCCTGA